In Oncorhynchus gorbuscha isolate QuinsamMale2020 ecotype Even-year linkage group LG02, OgorEven_v1.0, whole genome shotgun sequence, a single genomic region encodes these proteins:
- the LOC124007427 gene encoding sodium/potassium/calcium exchanger 3-like isoform X1, whose amino-acid sequence MKTAVQTGRPRPFQRFCCCGVGLLAVIWLSQFAHVIEPESHSGADGVPVRSRRRLMQEEWTEDNQTLDLSRPAIHEFPEDIFTKEELKRGAVLLHVLCAIYMFYALAIVCDDYFVPSLEKISENLQLSEDVAGATFMAAGSSAPELFTSLIGVFITKGDVGVGTIVGSAVFNILVIIGVCGIFAGQTVVLTWWSLFRDSTYYIFSVLALILVIFDAKVVWWEAVLLMTMYGVYIVIMKFNSQLLGCVTRCFGGPGQCCLGSEGHRDEEMAEDGPTCNTNMVLLRKGQIQGQEFPPVMMVDELLILNPHQLSFSEAGLRIMITPHFSPRTRLRMAGRMLISERQRLIRSPNSQLDGETSAGAGGTPLKGSGGLENGGSVERQTPEGAGLGDAGEKPGAEGCQAEEEEDDDGPFRPLHWPDGCCARVKWLISWPLGLLLYCTVPNCVFPRWHRWFMVTFLASTLWIAIFSYLMVWMVTIVSYTLDIPDYIMGITFLAAGTSVPDCMASLIVARQGMGDMAVSNSIGSNIFDILLGLGFPWALRTLVVDNGSSVYINNKGLVYSVVLLLASVFLTVMSVHLNHWKLDRRLGLGLIFLYAIFLLCSIFFGQM is encoded by the exons ATGAAGACGGCAGTACAAACTGGGAGACCGCGGCCGTTCCAGCGGTTCTGCTGCTGTGGAGTTGGGCTTCTCGCGGTCATTTGGCTCTCACAGTTCGCGCACGTGATAG AGCCGGAGTCTCATTCTGGAGCGGATGGCGTTCCAGTCCGTTCCAGACGCAGGCTGATGCAGGAAGAGTGGACAGAAGACAACCAGACCCTGGACCTTTCCAGACCAG ccatcCATGAGTTTCCAGAAGATATATTTACCAAGGAGGAGCTGAAAAGAGGAGCAGTGCTGTTACATGTGCTGTGT GCTATCTACATGTTCTACGCTCTTGCTATTGTCTGCGATGACTACTTTGTTCCTTCCCTGGAGAAGATATCAGAG AACCTGCAGCTCAGTGAGGATGTGGCAGGGGCAACCTTCATGGCTGCAGGAAGCTCAGCCCCAGAGCTCTTCACCTCTCTCATTG GTGTGTTTATCACTAAAGGAGACGTGGGGGTCGGCACCATCGTGGGCTCAGCGGTCTTCAACATCCTGGTCATCATTGGTGTGTGTGGCATCTTTGCGGGCCAG aCGGTGGTTCTAACGTGGTGGTCTCTGTTCAGGGACTCCACCTACTACATCTTCTCTGTGCTGGCTCTCATCCTG GTTATCTTTGATGCAAAAGTTGTCTG GTGGGAGGCTGTGCTTCTAATGACTATGTATGGAGTTTACATTGTTATCATGAA GTTCAACTCCCAGCTCTTGGGGTGTGTGACTCGTTGTTTTGGTGGTCCGGGTCAGTGTTGCCTGGGTAGTGAGGGACACCGAGATGAGGAGATGGCAGAGGACGGACCCACCTGCAACACCAACATGGTGCTGCTCAGGAAAG GCCAAATCCAGGGTCAGGAGTTTCCTCCGGTGATGATGGTGGACGAACTCCTCATCCTCAACCCCCACCAGTTGTCCTTTTCCGAGGCTGGCCTGCGCATCATGATTACCCCCCACTTCTCCCCTCGCACCAGGCTCAGAATGGCGGGCCGCATGCTCATCAGTGAG agacagaggttgATCAGGAGTCCCAACAGCCAGCTGGATGGAGAGACCAGCGCAGGGGCAGGGGGCACCCCTCTGAAGGGTTCTGGAGGTCTGGAGAatgggggcagtgtggagagaCAGACCCCCGAGGGGGCAGGGCTAGGGGACGCAGGGGAGAAGCCAGGGGCGGAGGGTTGTCAggccgaggaagaggaggatgatgatgggcCGTTCAGGCCTCTGCACTGGCCAG atGGTTGCTGTGCGCGGGTCAAGTGGCTGATCTCGTGGCCCCTGGGCCTGCTGCTGTACTGCACTGTGCCTAACTGTGTGTTCCCCCGCTGGCACCGCTGGTTCATGGTCACCTTCTTGGCCTCCACCCTATGGATAGCCATCTTCTCCTACCTCATGGTGTGGATG GTCACCATCGTCAGCTACACACTGGACATCCCAGACTACATCATGGGTATCACCTTCCTGGCAGCGGGCACCAGCGTGCCAGACTGCATGGCCAGCCTCATTGTAGCTCGGCAAG gtATGGGGGACATGGCTGTGTCTAACTCCATTGGCAGTAATATCTTTGACATCCTGTTGGGGCTGGGTTTCCCCTGGGCTCTGCGCACTCTGGTGGTGGACAACGGATCGTCG GTCTACATTAACAACAAGGGCCTGGTGTATTCTGTTGTCCTGCTGCTGGCCTCTGTCTTCCTcaca gtgatGAGTGTTCATCTGAACCACTGGAAGCTGGACCGCCGGCTGGGCCTGGGGCTGATATTCCTCTATGCCATCTTCCTGCTCTGCTCCATCTTCTTTGGGCAGATGTGA
- the LOC124007427 gene encoding sodium/potassium/calcium exchanger 3-like isoform X2, with translation MQEEWTEDNQTLDLSRPAIHEFPEDIFTKEELKRGAVLLHVLCAIYMFYALAIVCDDYFVPSLEKISENLQLSEDVAGATFMAAGSSAPELFTSLIGVFITKGDVGVGTIVGSAVFNILVIIGVCGIFAGQTVVLTWWSLFRDSTYYIFSVLALILVIFDAKVVWWEAVLLMTMYGVYIVIMKFNSQLLGCVTRCFGGPGQCCLGSEGHRDEEMAEDGPTCNTNMVLLRKGQIQGQEFPPVMMVDELLILNPHQLSFSEAGLRIMITPHFSPRTRLRMAGRMLISERQRLIRSPNSQLDGETSAGAGGTPLKGSGGLENGGSVERQTPEGAGLGDAGEKPGAEGCQAEEEEDDDGPFRPLHWPDGCCARVKWLISWPLGLLLYCTVPNCVFPRWHRWFMVTFLASTLWIAIFSYLMVWMVTIVSYTLDIPDYIMGITFLAAGTSVPDCMASLIVARQGMGDMAVSNSIGSNIFDILLGLGFPWALRTLVVDNGSSVYINNKGLVYSVVLLLASVFLTVMSVHLNHWKLDRRLGLGLIFLYAIFLLCSIFFGQM, from the exons ATGCAGGAAGAGTGGACAGAAGACAACCAGACCCTGGACCTTTCCAGACCAG ccatcCATGAGTTTCCAGAAGATATATTTACCAAGGAGGAGCTGAAAAGAGGAGCAGTGCTGTTACATGTGCTGTGT GCTATCTACATGTTCTACGCTCTTGCTATTGTCTGCGATGACTACTTTGTTCCTTCCCTGGAGAAGATATCAGAG AACCTGCAGCTCAGTGAGGATGTGGCAGGGGCAACCTTCATGGCTGCAGGAAGCTCAGCCCCAGAGCTCTTCACCTCTCTCATTG GTGTGTTTATCACTAAAGGAGACGTGGGGGTCGGCACCATCGTGGGCTCAGCGGTCTTCAACATCCTGGTCATCATTGGTGTGTGTGGCATCTTTGCGGGCCAG aCGGTGGTTCTAACGTGGTGGTCTCTGTTCAGGGACTCCACCTACTACATCTTCTCTGTGCTGGCTCTCATCCTG GTTATCTTTGATGCAAAAGTTGTCTG GTGGGAGGCTGTGCTTCTAATGACTATGTATGGAGTTTACATTGTTATCATGAA GTTCAACTCCCAGCTCTTGGGGTGTGTGACTCGTTGTTTTGGTGGTCCGGGTCAGTGTTGCCTGGGTAGTGAGGGACACCGAGATGAGGAGATGGCAGAGGACGGACCCACCTGCAACACCAACATGGTGCTGCTCAGGAAAG GCCAAATCCAGGGTCAGGAGTTTCCTCCGGTGATGATGGTGGACGAACTCCTCATCCTCAACCCCCACCAGTTGTCCTTTTCCGAGGCTGGCCTGCGCATCATGATTACCCCCCACTTCTCCCCTCGCACCAGGCTCAGAATGGCGGGCCGCATGCTCATCAGTGAG agacagaggttgATCAGGAGTCCCAACAGCCAGCTGGATGGAGAGACCAGCGCAGGGGCAGGGGGCACCCCTCTGAAGGGTTCTGGAGGTCTGGAGAatgggggcagtgtggagagaCAGACCCCCGAGGGGGCAGGGCTAGGGGACGCAGGGGAGAAGCCAGGGGCGGAGGGTTGTCAggccgaggaagaggaggatgatgatgggcCGTTCAGGCCTCTGCACTGGCCAG atGGTTGCTGTGCGCGGGTCAAGTGGCTGATCTCGTGGCCCCTGGGCCTGCTGCTGTACTGCACTGTGCCTAACTGTGTGTTCCCCCGCTGGCACCGCTGGTTCATGGTCACCTTCTTGGCCTCCACCCTATGGATAGCCATCTTCTCCTACCTCATGGTGTGGATG GTCACCATCGTCAGCTACACACTGGACATCCCAGACTACATCATGGGTATCACCTTCCTGGCAGCGGGCACCAGCGTGCCAGACTGCATGGCCAGCCTCATTGTAGCTCGGCAAG gtATGGGGGACATGGCTGTGTCTAACTCCATTGGCAGTAATATCTTTGACATCCTGTTGGGGCTGGGTTTCCCCTGGGCTCTGCGCACTCTGGTGGTGGACAACGGATCGTCG GTCTACATTAACAACAAGGGCCTGGTGTATTCTGTTGTCCTGCTGCTGGCCTCTGTCTTCCTcaca gtgatGAGTGTTCATCTGAACCACTGGAAGCTGGACCGCCGGCTGGGCCTGGGGCTGATATTCCTCTATGCCATCTTCCTGCTCTGCTCCATCTTCTTTGGGCAGATGTGA